The stretch of DNA TGTCATAGCAacgggtcacgtgggagCAACGGACGTGTTTGCGGTCGGATTTACGCGCCGAAaatggtcacgtgagagaCAATTGCACCACAAGTCACGTTCACCTTCCATGTCTACTCCAGCGCCCACAGTTGCCGATTTACGGGAATTCCGCTCAAACCCTAATCCAACCTACACCGTATCAAAacacaactccaccaccatcacgAACCCCACAGCACTAACAATATCCAGACTTATTTGCAACCATGGAACAAGAGAAAACGGTGCCTGTGGACATGAATGTGCCACACAAGAACAGTGTGTCGCTGAAAATTGGGCTCATTGGAGACGCGCAAATCGGCAAAACGTCGCTGATGGTCAAGTATGCCGAGGGAAATTTTGACGAGGACTACGTGCAGACTTTGGGGGTGAACTTCATGGAAAAAACGGTGTCGATACGAGATACGGAGATTACGTTTCTGATTTGGGATCTGGGTGGCCAGCGGGAGTTTGTCAACATGCTTCCGCTGGTGTCCAACGACTCTGTGGCGATTCTGTTCATGTTTGATCTCACGCGAAAATCGACTCTCAACAGCGTCAAGGAGTGGTACCGGCAGGCTCGGGGGTTCAACAAGACGGCGATTCCGTTTCTGGTGGGCACCAAGTACGATCTGTTTGTGCAGTTACCCAAGGAGGACCAGGAGGAAATCACCcagcaggccaagaagtttgccaaggccatgaAGGCGTCGCTCATTTTCTGCTCCACGTCGCATTCCATCAACGTGCAAAAGATTTTCAAAATCGTGCTGTCCAAGGCGTTTGACCTGAAGCTGACGATTCCGGAAATTACCAACACTGGCGAGCCCATTTTGGTGTACCAAGGTGTTGGTCAGTAATTATTTATAGCGAGCAGGCGCAACCTGTGAGCCAGACAGGAGGATGAGCCGAGGAGGGGTGGATgggccgaggaggatggGTAGAGCGAaccaagcaggaggacGACCAGACAGGAGGAAAACCAGGTCGGAGGATGAGCCGAATTGGCAGGAAGGCACAACAGACCCGAGCACGCCCGAACACGCCCGAACAGACTCAGCCTAGCTCAGCCTGTCAAGTGGACATCTGAACAGTAGAAATGAAGCATTGACTTGGAGTGATGTGTAGGTTGAGATGTACCAGGGTGCCTGGTAGGTAATGTAGATGTAAACAGTCTAGATTCTCTATCGAACATCTGGATGATCTGGATGATCTGGATGATCTGGATGATCTGGATGACCTGATTGAATCTGACTATGATTCTTTCTCTGCTGGGTGGACATTTTGTCGGTCTTCTACTTCAGGTTTTCATCGATACACACGGAAAagcagctacaagtagaagtaGGGACACGAAGAAGCGATAGAGACCGACCGGCAGGTTTTTCATACTGGGGTGttactacagtatgtacagtaattaaAGAGCTCTTCATGTAGAAGACCAGAATCGGTCCTATTGATGATCAAATATCTCAATAGAGCAGAAATTTGAAGTGCTCGATACCGTAGAATTGCCTAAGGTGTTTATATATGGTCCACAGCACAATGCTACAAGAACAGGACAGGTCCATATGAAATCATTGGAGGGATATTTTTGCAATTATCAAAGTATTAGATAAGTTTTTGAGAGTaaataaaagaaaaacCATCTTCGACGCCTCCGCTAATCTTGCAAAACATCTttataatttttttaataaCATATTTATATTTCCAAGTATGTTAACTTGGTAAGTTTGTTGGGTTTAGTTGGAATGACAGGTTCATATAATGGTCTCATTTCAAGaggttgtagttgtagtgaCAATAAGACTGAAATAACGACAGATTAGTACTATAAAATGGGTGAAATGGGACAGATTGTACATTCTTTTATCGCAACTTTTAGTGGAAAGTGTGTTGGAAAGGATGTAAAGTTACTCCAAAAACGGTCACCCATATTTGACAGATACCGAAGTTTGAGTGGGCACATGGCTGAATGAGGTCGGCCGCGACATCTCCATTTTGTATATTAAGTAAGTATTTTTCTGGCATAATACTGATAATGAGATGTATTTTATAATAAAACATTCTCAGATTTCTCTTATCCATCCTATGACATCGGTTACAACAATATCTCGTTTTGGTTTTATCTTGGTTTAATCTCTCAATCATAGTTGAGAACCTAGTTGGAATTAGTTAGCCTGAAACAACAGGACACAGCTCGTCTCATCGTCCACATTTATTTGAAATAAACGCTTAGAGATACACAATTGTTTCTATTGAAGATCTCTGTGATATTCCCATCTTCTAATATCCATCGCTGTCTATTTTGTAGACACTTGTTACTTGACGTTACTGttttgtactgtagtaaATCCTCAACTGTCTAGACACCTtaaactacaagtagaccCACCACCTGAACAcacttttcctccttcacACCACTTTTTCAACGGCACAGACACCAACAAAGCGGCAGATGCAATCATGTTTCGTCTCCAATTCgctgttggtgtttgtgttggagTGGAGTGGTGGCTATAGGTGGCGATCTCCaagtggaggagctgcggTTGTGAACACGGCAAATGGCAGAACAGAGATACACAGATGGACTGACCCAATTGGTGTTAGTATCAACGATAACCCTCGATTGTCCTGCTTCTACCCCATCAAAGTGGACTTGGCGACTTCAGAACGCGATCTCGACTGTTCCTTGTATATCTCGAGACGATCTCACTGAGTTCTGTCGGTTAGGTTCTACTGATGGACTGCTTCACAGAACACTGATACGGATAGGGATGTTTGGGCAACTACTCAT from Yarrowia lipolytica chromosome 1D, complete sequence encodes:
- a CDS encoding uncharacterized protein (Compare to YALI0D03157g, highly similar to uniprot|P87027 Schizosaccharomyces pombe Septum-promoting GTP-binding protein 1 (GTPase spg1)), with the translated sequence MEQEKTVPVDMNVPHKNSVSLKIGLIGDAQIGKTSLMVKYAEGNFDEDYVQTLGVNFMEKTVSIRDTEITFLIWDLGGQREFVNMLPLVSNDSVAILFMFDLTRKSTLNSVKEWYRQARGFNKTAIPFLVGTKYDLFVQLPKEDQEEITQQAKKFAKAMKASLIFCSTSHSINVQKIFKIVLSKAFDLKLTIPEITNTGEPILVYQGVAEEGWMGRGGWVERTKQEDDQTGGKPGRRMSRIGRKAQQTRARPNTPEQTQPSSACQVDI